In Brachypodium distachyon strain Bd21 chromosome 2, Brachypodium_distachyon_v3.0, whole genome shotgun sequence, one genomic interval encodes:
- the LOC100839994 gene encoding cytochrome P450 94A2, with product MDEHSALLGLQVSTNEPDSQIPSSGTYAAIMEMEVSQNLLYALLFLITAVFLYLRRRRAAPKSKTAHCPHPNPVLGNTISFIRNRARFFDWYADQLRAAPSNTMEAWGPFGASHAVTTADPAGVDHLLRANFVNYNRGAHFREAQFDLIGDGLFGADGRLWSLQRKLASHAFSSRSLRRFTRDVLAVSLTRCFLPFLDAAAAAGSVLDLQEALRRFAFDNICHVAFGVESATLLEWADVPRHEALFAAFETAVRISFMRTLTPSTPLRKLTKFLNVGNSRRLREAVGVIDAHAMSAIQAKEEELANRQGNNDQGDPDLLARFMAAMDEEEGCSSELAAMFPTAEAKRRFLRDVVVSFVLAGKDTTTSALSWFFWLLAANPCCERRVHEEVSREGDNIKGMRYLHAAITEAMRLYPPVPLNGRMAVADDVLPDGTAVRAGWFANYSAYAMGRMEKLWGENFLEFVPERWLGDGGEFMPVDAARYPVFHAGPRACLGKEMAYLQMKTIAGAVIRRFRIDVEAPVASMESPPEYEMTGSMKIKGGLQVRLVKRDQE from the coding sequence ATGGATGAACATTCAGCCCTCCTGGGTCTACAAGTAAGCACGAACGAACCTGATTCCCAAATCCCAAGTTCCGGCACGTACGCAGCGATAATGGAGATGGAGGTCAGTCAGAACCTCTTATACGCGCTCCTGTTCCTCATCACGGCCGTCTTCCTTtacctccggcgccgccgagccgCTCCCAAATCAAAAACGGCCCACTGCCCGCACCCCAACCCCGTCCTGGGCAACACGATCTCCTTCATCCGCAACCGTGCGCGGTTCTTCGACTGGTACGCCGACCAGCTCCGTGCAGCCCCGTCCAACACCATGGAAGCCTGGGGCCCTTTCGGCGCCTCTCACGCCGTCACGACCGCCGACCCCGCGGGCGTCGACCACCTTCTCCGCGCCAACTTCGTCAACTACAACAGGGGCGCCCACTTCCGCGAAGCCCAGTTCGACCTCATCGGCGACGGCCTCTTCGGCGCCGACGGCCGCCTCTGGAGCCTCCAGCGGAAGCTAGCCTCCCACGCCTTCTCCTCCCgctccctccgccgcttcaccCGCGACGTCCTCGCCGTCAGCCTCACCCGCTGCTTCCTGCCcttcctcgacgccgccgccgccgcgggatcCGTCTTGGACCTGCAGGAGGCGCTGCGGCGGTTCGCGTTCGACAACATCTGCCACGTGGCCTTCGGCGTCGAGAGCGCCACGCTCCTCGAGTGGGCGGACGTCCCGCGGCACGAGGCGCTCTTCGCGGCCTTCGAGACCGCCGTCCGGATCTCCTTCATGCGGACGCTCACGCCGTCCACGCCGCTGCGGAAGCTCACCAAATTCCTCAACGTCGGGAACTCGCGCCGGCTAAGAGAAGCCGTCGGCGTCATAGACGCCCACGCCATGTCGGCCATCCAAGCCAAGGAGGAGGAATTAGCGAACCGTCAAGGAAACAACGACCAGGGCGATCCGGACTTGCTCGCGCGGTTCATGGCCGCCatggacgaggaggaaggcTGCAGCAGCGAGCTGGCCGCCATGTTCCCCACGGCGGAGGCCAAGCGCCGGTTCCTCCGGGACGTGGTGGTCAGCTTCGTGCTGGCCGGGAAGGACACGACCACCTCCGCCCTCTCATGGTTCTTCTGGCTCCTCGCCGCAAACCCGTGCTGCGAGCGCCGCGTCCACGAGGAGGTCTCCCGCGAGGGAGACAACATCAAAGGCATGCGCTACCTCCACGCGGCCATCACCGAGGCGATGCGGCTGTACCCGCCGGTGCCGCTCAACGGGAGAATGGCGGTCGCGGACGACGTGCTCCCGGACGGTACCGCGGTGCGCGCCGGCTGGTTCGCCAACTACTCGGCGTATGCCATGGGGCGGATGGAGAAGCTCTGGGGCGAGAACTTCTTGGAGTTCGTGCCTGAGCGCTGGCTTGGTGATGGCGGAGAGTTCATGCCCGTGGACGCGGCAAGGTACCCGGTGTTCCACGCCGGGCCGCGGGCGTGCCTCGGGAAGGAGATGGCTTACTTGCAGATGAAGACGATCGCGGGGGCCGTGATCAGGAGGTTCAGGATCGACGTGGAGGCACCGGTGGCCAGCATGGAGTCGCCGCCGGAGTACGAGATGACCGGCTCGATGAAGATTAAAGGAGGGCTACAGGTGCGGCTCGTCAAACGGGACCAGGAGT